One genomic segment of Polynucleobacter sp. MWH-UH2A includes these proteins:
- a CDS encoding TolC family protein, which translates to MPHLSPLLTYSKGSIYTQQPYIGYTNPSSNTFGATVTIEGWGKRSAREAYAKAEANRQLAEMVNESRSVETQAIFNYIDALRTKLLWQSYQGAIEQLNSIKTGDATRFKDEFISAQKVLNNDLKFFSYGLLNYLGETDKALPLPVGNLNIAPKKFNVSELVVHALEKRPDVSTNRASIESASANLELVQANRNIDFMPGVYYTETPPYTSSGIGYGSQKSFSFILTVPLGNGFVDNSDVLVASNTVTEHEINLSSTKTKILTEINQTYLQYESAQERLKNANLAFKQAISQKNGGISSILRYREAEGDLIEARAIHAKTLILLERLGGNFEVPSLN; encoded by the coding sequence ATGCCACATCTAAGTCCCCTGCTGACCTATTCAAAAGGAAGTATCTATACACAACAACCATACATTGGCTATACCAATCCCTCTTCGAATACATTTGGGGCGACCGTAACTATTGAGGGATGGGGTAAACGTTCGGCTCGAGAAGCGTATGCGAAAGCTGAGGCCAATCGACAACTTGCTGAAATGGTGAATGAATCGCGATCCGTAGAAACACAAGCGATTTTTAATTACATTGATGCCTTGCGCACTAAATTACTTTGGCAATCCTACCAAGGGGCAATTGAGCAATTAAATTCCATTAAAACTGGCGACGCAACTAGATTCAAGGATGAATTTATTTCAGCTCAAAAAGTTCTCAATAATGATTTGAAGTTCTTTTCATACGGATTGCTAAATTACTTGGGCGAGACCGATAAGGCCCTTCCACTCCCTGTTGGCAACCTCAATATTGCGCCTAAGAAATTTAACGTTAGCGAGCTAGTAGTGCATGCTCTTGAAAAAAGGCCGGATGTATCCACCAATAGAGCATCCATTGAATCTGCATCCGCGAATTTGGAGTTGGTGCAAGCAAATCGAAATATCGACTTTATGCCAGGTGTTTACTACACTGAAACGCCGCCCTATACATCGAGTGGAATAGGATATGGATCCCAGAAATCGTTTAGTTTTATTTTGACGGTACCTCTAGGCAATGGCTTTGTAGACAATTCTGATGTTTTGGTTGCATCCAACACCGTTACAGAGCATGAAATTAACTTAAGCTCTACAAAAACTAAGATACTGACTGAGATTAACCAAACTTATTTGCAATATGAGTCAGCTCAGGAACGATTAAAAAATGCGAATTTAGCCTTTAAACAGGCAATTAGCCAAAAAAATGGTGGTATATCAAGCATTTTAAGGTATCGAGAGGCCGAAGGAGATCTGATAGAGGCTAGAGCCATTCATGCGAAAACGCTGATACTATTGGAACGATTGGGCGGCAATTTTGAAGTCCCGAGCCTGAATTGA
- the gltX gene encoding glutamate--tRNA ligase, whose protein sequence is MRFMHIRTRFAPSPTGFIHLGNLRSALYPWAFARHNKGDFILRIEDTDLERSSQEAVDVIIEGMAWLGMDIDEGPIYQMQRIDRYREVIKQMLDAGLAYPCYMSEEELNRLRDQQMANKEKPRYNGLWRPESGKTLPAIPDGVLPVIRFRNPIGGSVIWNDAVKGQIEISNDELDDLIIARPDGTPTYNFCVVVDDLDMKITHVIRGDDHVNNTPRQINIMKALGGTPPIYAHLPTVLNDAGEKMSKRNGAMSVRDYQKAGYLPEAILNYLARLGWSHGDAEVFTKEQFVGWFDLESLGRSPAQHNPEKLLWLNHQYIQNADAAKLAEVTKPFAHELGIDTEHGPDFVQVVGLLKDRANTLIEIAEGSKLFYLPAPQLTSEQIAENIPEAIKPALNDLIEAIKTAEPSKESYGAAFKQVLAKHQLKMPALAMPVRYGLFATTQTPAIDAVLVVLGKEEVVNRLSRLV, encoded by the coding sequence ATGCGGTTTATGCATATTCGTACACGCTTTGCCCCCAGTCCCACGGGCTTTATACATTTGGGAAACCTTCGTAGCGCACTTTACCCGTGGGCATTTGCTCGTCATAACAAGGGTGACTTCATTCTACGAATCGAAGATACCGACTTAGAGCGATCTTCTCAAGAAGCCGTTGATGTGATTATCGAGGGTATGGCCTGGTTGGGCATGGATATTGATGAAGGTCCTATTTATCAAATGCAGCGGATTGATCGCTATCGTGAAGTGATCAAGCAAATGCTAGATGCAGGATTAGCTTATCCCTGTTACATGAGCGAAGAAGAATTGAACCGTCTTCGCGATCAGCAAATGGCAAATAAGGAAAAGCCACGTTACAACGGCTTATGGAGGCCTGAGTCAGGAAAAACATTGCCGGCCATACCCGATGGCGTATTGCCAGTCATTCGCTTTAGAAATCCCATTGGAGGATCAGTTATCTGGAATGATGCAGTGAAGGGTCAAATTGAAATCTCTAATGATGAGTTGGATGACCTTATTATTGCCAGGCCAGACGGAACGCCTACTTATAACTTCTGCGTTGTTGTAGACGACCTTGATATGAAGATTACACATGTCATCAGAGGTGATGATCATGTAAACAACACACCAAGACAAATCAACATCATGAAAGCGCTTGGTGGCACACCGCCAATCTATGCCCATTTGCCAACAGTCCTCAATGATGCCGGTGAAAAGATGAGCAAGCGTAATGGTGCAATGAGCGTGCGTGATTACCAGAAAGCTGGTTATTTACCGGAAGCAATCTTGAACTACTTAGCTAGATTAGGTTGGTCTCATGGCGATGCTGAAGTGTTTACTAAGGAGCAATTTGTAGGCTGGTTTGACCTTGAAAGTCTTGGCCGATCCCCTGCACAGCACAACCCTGAGAAATTACTTTGGCTAAATCATCAATATATTCAAAATGCAGATGCAGCGAAGTTAGCGGAAGTAACAAAGCCATTTGCTCACGAGTTGGGAATTGATACCGAACATGGGCCAGACTTTGTTCAAGTTGTTGGGTTGCTAAAAGATAGAGCGAACACTTTGATTGAAATTGCAGAGGGCTCAAAACTTTTTTATCTGCCAGCACCGCAACTAACATCCGAACAAATTGCAGAAAATATTCCTGAGGCAATCAAACCTGCATTGAATGATTTGATTGAGGCGATTAAAACTGCAGAGCCAAGCAAGGAGTCTTATGGCGCTGCATTTAAACAGGTATTAGCTAAGCATCAACTCAAAATGCCCGCACTTGCGATGCCCGTTCGTTATGGCTTATTTGCCACCACCCAAACGCCAGCAATTGATGCTGTCTTGGTTGTATTGGGGAAGGAAGAGGTGGTAAATAGGCTCTCCAGGCTTGTCTAG
- a CDS encoding Hsp33 family molecular chaperone HslO: MNELLVFICDGAPVRGEIVSIGSAWQAVLERRNDPPAVRKILGDFVAAATLLSASLKFDGTLIIQAQSKGPIQLLVVECKSDLSMRATVKLSVDVSQINDKATLGELLDASNSGRLVITLDPADREPGQAPYQGIVALQEYDGDVLKPVANAAEAIALYMQNSEQLDTRIWLSSNDTNVGGLLLQRLPDSGGHAHLDPQLAAEGWSRIQTLGETITHDELLTLPPQTILRRLFLEESMEYGVRSFPVRPIRFACTCSRNKVADVLRMLGEDEVQGILEERGSVETICDFCAKPYRFDAVDCLQVFKTDLLSDATRPPSKGH; the protein is encoded by the coding sequence ATGAATGAGCTTCTTGTATTTATTTGTGATGGCGCCCCAGTTCGAGGGGAAATTGTTTCTATCGGCTCTGCCTGGCAAGCCGTCCTTGAGCGTCGCAATGACCCCCCTGCAGTACGTAAAATTCTCGGTGATTTCGTTGCTGCCGCCACCCTACTTAGCGCTAGCCTCAAATTTGATGGCACCCTAATAATTCAGGCCCAAAGTAAGGGTCCAATTCAGCTTCTAGTAGTTGAGTGCAAATCCGATCTCAGCATGCGTGCTACCGTAAAGCTGTCTGTTGATGTATCTCAAATTAACGATAAAGCTACCCTAGGTGAGCTATTAGATGCCAGCAATTCTGGGCGACTAGTCATTACTTTAGATCCTGCTGATCGAGAGCCAGGGCAAGCACCCTACCAAGGAATTGTTGCCCTTCAAGAATATGACGGCGATGTGCTAAAACCAGTTGCAAATGCTGCTGAAGCAATCGCGCTTTATATGCAAAATTCTGAGCAATTAGATACACGAATTTGGCTGAGCTCAAATGATACGAATGTTGGTGGTTTACTATTACAACGCTTGCCTGATTCAGGTGGACATGCCCATCTTGACCCGCAACTAGCAGCAGAAGGCTGGTCTCGCATTCAGACGCTTGGAGAGACCATCACCCATGACGAATTACTTACTTTGCCACCTCAAACCATCTTAAGACGACTATTCCTGGAGGAGTCCATGGAATATGGCGTTAGAAGCTTCCCGGTGCGACCGATACGATTTGCCTGCACCTGCTCGCGCAACAAAGTGGCAGATGTACTCAGAATGCTTGGCGAAGATGAGGTGCAAGGGATTCTCGAAGAACGTGGTTCCGTTGAGACCATTTGTGATTTTTGCGCAAAACCATATCGCTTTGATGCGGTTGATTGCCTTCAGGTCTTTAAAACAGACTTATTAAGCGACGCCACAAGGCCCCCATCAAAGGGCCATTAG
- the ftsB gene encoding cell division protein FtsB: MRIVIYSMLVLLIAIQFPLWLGKGGWLKVYEMEKQVELQEAKNSLLALRNAKLAGDVKDLKDGTRAIEERARVEHGLIKEGEFFVQILPADKSSSTPATKQ; this comes from the coding sequence ATGCGTATTGTCATCTACTCCATGCTGGTATTGCTAATAGCAATCCAGTTTCCGCTTTGGCTCGGTAAGGGTGGATGGCTAAAAGTTTATGAAATGGAGAAGCAAGTAGAGCTTCAAGAGGCTAAAAATAGCCTCTTGGCTCTTCGTAATGCCAAGCTTGCTGGCGATGTCAAAGATCTAAAAGATGGAACTCGTGCGATTGAAGAGCGCGCGCGAGTAGAGCATGGTCTCATCAAAGAAGGTGAGTTTTTCGTACAAATTTTGCCTGCAGATAAATCTAGCTCTACACCTGCCACAAAACAATAG
- the eno gene encoding phosphopyruvate hydratase, with amino-acid sequence MSAIVDIIGREVLDSRGNPTVECDVLLESGVMGRAAVPSGASTGSREAIELRDGDKSRYLGKGVLKAVQNINVEIAETILGLDASEQAFLDKTLIDLDGTHNKARLGANATLAVSMAVARAAAEEAGLPLYRYFGGSGGMQLPVPMMNIVNGGAHANNSLDIQEFMVMPVGAESFRDALRCGAEIFHELKKIIGSQGMPTTVGDEGGFAPNFKSNHECLQTIMKAIEGAGYQAGEDVVLALDCAASEFYKDGKYHLSGEGLQLNSSEFSDYLGTLADQFPIVSIEDGMHESDWDGWADITKKLGKKIQLVGDDLFVTNTRILKEGIEKGIANSILIKINQIGTLTETFAAIEMAKRANYTAVISHRSGETEDSTIADIAVGTNAGQIKTGSLSRSDRIAKYNQLLRIEDDLGDVATYPGKSVFYNLSR; translated from the coding sequence ATGAGCGCCATTGTTGACATCATTGGTAGAGAAGTTCTAGATTCACGCGGCAACCCAACAGTGGAGTGTGATGTATTGCTGGAGTCAGGGGTAATGGGTCGCGCAGCTGTACCTTCAGGTGCATCTACTGGTTCACGCGAAGCAATTGAATTACGGGACGGTGACAAATCACGCTATTTAGGTAAAGGTGTTTTAAAGGCTGTTCAAAATATCAATGTGGAAATTGCGGAAACCATCCTTGGATTGGATGCCAGTGAACAAGCATTCCTAGATAAAACCTTAATTGATTTAGATGGGACTCACAATAAGGCACGCCTTGGCGCTAACGCCACTCTCGCGGTATCAATGGCTGTTGCTAGAGCCGCTGCAGAAGAAGCTGGCTTGCCTTTGTATCGTTATTTCGGTGGTTCGGGCGGCATGCAATTACCCGTTCCTATGATGAATATTGTGAATGGCGGTGCGCACGCAAATAACAGTTTAGATATTCAAGAGTTTATGGTGATGCCAGTAGGTGCTGAGAGCTTCCGCGATGCACTCCGCTGTGGCGCTGAGATTTTCCATGAGCTTAAAAAGATTATCGGCTCACAAGGCATGCCAACGACTGTCGGTGATGAAGGTGGTTTTGCTCCAAACTTCAAGAGCAATCATGAGTGCTTGCAAACCATTATGAAGGCAATCGAAGGCGCAGGATATCAGGCCGGAGAAGATGTTGTGCTGGCACTCGATTGTGCGGCTAGCGAGTTTTATAAAGATGGTAAGTATCATTTATCTGGTGAAGGCTTGCAGCTAAACTCTAGCGAATTCTCCGACTATTTAGGCACATTAGCTGACCAATTCCCAATCGTGTCGATTGAAGATGGCATGCATGAAAGTGATTGGGATGGCTGGGCTGATATCACCAAGAAGCTTGGCAAAAAGATTCAGTTGGTTGGGGATGATCTTTTTGTAACCAATACGCGTATTTTGAAAGAAGGAATTGAGAAGGGTATTGCTAATTCCATTCTGATCAAAATCAATCAGATCGGTACATTAACCGAGACTTTTGCTGCGATTGAAATGGCGAAACGTGCGAATTACACCGCAGTTATCTCACATCGCTCTGGCGAAACGGAAGATAGCACTATCGCAGATATTGCAGTAGGTACCAATGCTGGCCAAATCAAGACGGGCTCACTATCTCGCTCTGATCGTATTGCTAAGTACAACCAACTGCTGCGCATCGAAGACGATTTAGGGGATGTGGCGACTTATCCAGGTAAGTCTGTTTTTTATAACCTCAGCCGCTAA